The DNA region GTGGGACTCAACATTAACGCTAGAGTTCAAATTTTGTGCACTAACACATTTgtttatatttttatactttCAGTACTTGATGTATGTAACGAATAACTACTATACCAACATGATCTGGTAACCTCAAAGATAGAACAAATAATAGCCAGAATAGTTTAAACTACACGAATAATATAAGAAAGTTTTTGTAATTATGCCCCTTGTTTTATTGCATTTATATCCAATTAGTCAAATGGATCCTTCCATCAAGAAACTTTGCTTCAAGTTCTACACTTGCGTTGCACGACTCACTCAAACATATAGATATATTGATTAATTAACTTGTATAAAAGTCAACTGTGGATATCCTTTAATTTTACTCGGATTAAACTCTCAATTGCGGCACGAATGTTGATCCTTGGACCATAAGTTTGGTATTTTCTAAGCAACAAAGACATAAATATAATTGAGAAAACTAGAAGGTACTACTTAGGTTTTGAAAGTGATTTTAAACATATTGAGTCAAGATAAGGGGCCTCTAGCTTTGTTTGACATTGACTATTGACCAGTCAGAGATTGTGTTTGGACCACGTTTCAATTGAATTTGAATCCAACCCCCAGTTATAAGATCCACTAGAAAGGGAAAGCCCGTGCAGAGCACGGGCCCACTCACACTGTCTGAAATTAATATTTTCAGTTGCAGCATGTTTGATTTGGGTAaagtacgtatatatacatattaaggaaaaatatttacgaaacgtgaggatagttttctatttacaaaacataatattacaaaccctatacaaaacatttttaaaaattatttttttaaaattatttgttttttaaaaaataaaaatcgctAAAAaatttgtatgaaagttgtatgaaatgtgtatagatcaaggcttaaaaagttcgttcaaaatttagtgtatgaaaaatgtatgaaatgtgtatatctcgttcaaggcttaaaaaatccgctcaaaattgtgtgtatgaaaacggtatgaaatttgtatctcgctcaagatttaaaatttcgctcacattttgtgtataaagttcatgttagatttctataaaatcaatacaactacaacaacattgtatacaactttgatacaacattcaagacctaaaataatcgctcaaatttttgtgtatgaaatatgtatatcttgctcaaggcttaaaaagttcgctcaaattttgtgtatgaaaaacgtatgaaatgtgtatatctcgatcaaggtttaaacattacactcaaaattttatgtatgagaatggtatgaaatgtgtatatctcgctcaagacttagaatttcattcacattttttgtatataaagttcatattaggtttttggaaaattaatacaactacaacaacattgtaacaactttcatacaatattcaaggcttaaagttttcactcacaattttgtgtatgaaaattatattaaaaattttgctcacacatacacatttcatacacaaaaaattgaggtaattttttaagcctttgagcaaaaaaaagtttaaaataatttttttaaaaaaaataattttaaaaaaaatattttctggaaaaaaaaaaacgaaaaatatatgaaaatccgtcatgtttcgtaaaatatcattatgttttgtaaataaggaaaactatctatatattttgtaataaagagtcttaagtaGGTACCGTATGTCATTTTCCCTTTATTAATACGGTGatgctttttttttcttatttaataACCATATTAATGGTCTAACATAAAAAATCATGTCATTTATGGCTAAAAAATTAAGAAATGATAATTAAACATAACACTTAGTTAATAACTAATAAAGTATGGTAGAGTTTTGAACAATAAACCAAAAGTTAAGAAGTTTAAATACTTGTTTTGTACTCAGTAATGTAATTATCGTTAATGTTAGTATTTGAAACAATGACGAAATATTGAAATAATTATTTAATCGACATTACATACTAAAGAAATAAGGCTACTACTCACAATTTTCAACCTTTCTTTTTCAAGTTAAAGTTCATGTCCAAACATAGTTATAATAACATCCATACACTCTTTTTTCAACTTCtactttaaatattttaaacCTCAACTAAATATTGTTTGAattcttttattttaaaaaatacaaataatTACGATACTATTTTTCTTATAATTGTATAAACGAATATGCACTATaaataaagaatttttttaattcacaactcaaaattcaatatatataaataaataagaagaTATATTCAAAATTCGAATATAGAAGACTAATTAACGTTGCTAATGAATGAAACTATGCACTTTTCACTTTTAAAATGACAAAATTTATCAATGATAAAATCAAATTTCCACATTACTCTGACAGGTAACATAAGCAacaaaagaaataataataataataataataataataataataataataataataataatataataataataataataataataagcaaaCTAAAATCCAATTGCTTCCAAAGATATATCATTATTTCAGATATATAATATGTTGGTTGAGCAAAGTAAACCTTTTTAATAATATGGAGTAATTGCTGATTGAAAGTAGGAGAAAAAGAAGCGAAGAACAAAAAAGTTGAATACAAAtccatttggtcgtttagcacttttagaCCTAGTATTCCTAAAACACCCTTTCCGTGGTCTTATTTTAGTGTTTATAGCTTGCGGTAATGGTTGACTCGGTTATTTAATTGACGGGGAAACatttgaatatttatttatttatttatttatcatgtgtgaatagtttatttataggaaTATGTGTTTCACACATATAGGATATAAGTTGGTAAATAAGGTATTTAACGGAATgattatattttatacatatggttAAGTGAATAAGTAAATTGTAAAAATTATTGAAATAAATTATGGGGCTTAACCCACTTTTTATGACCCATATATCTTACAAGCCTAGggtttaaaaataattcatttactttgggcaaagaaaaaaaaaatagaaaagctTTGGCACAATAGCGGAAGAAAACCACCACAAACTTCTTCGTGCACAGCAGTTAAGAGACACCAAGAGGCATCAGGTAGATAGCCTTTACAGTTTGTTCTTGATATTTCACTGTAATCATTACGTAATGATTAATGGGCAATGACTAAATAAGTTCCTGGCATGTGTAAGGGTTTAACTTTGCTTTTGAATAGGTTTATCCTAGTTTCGTTAGTCACTGGTTTAGAGGAAACCATAATGTGAATATTGAAAATTTACTTTTATCTCTTTAATGTTTGTTTCATCTcacatgtattcattatgttattgttttgtttttcGTGCCTGTGTGATTACACACTATTAATGAGAGTGTATAGGAGTATATACCAACTATTTGTGTTGTGGAAACAATTTTGATATCATGACTAACTTTAATTATACTACAAAATTATCTTCTTCAAAATTTTTGAGTCTGCAAAgttcttatttattattttgattACTGTAGTATATTGGGTTTATGAAATTAAATACTAGATGTATTGAATTGTATGTACACCTTTAAATTCATGGTATTTGAGTTGTGAAAGTTAGATTTTAATCTGAAGTCAAGATTTTGGGATAATTAAAGGTTTTGAGTCCTAGTCCTAAGAATTGAGAATTTATGATTTGAGAGTTCATTATGGATGAAATTGGCTAATTTTCAGGATATATGACCCTtaagttatgaatgatattatatttttaaagaaaattccaattttacccttgtgggtctgTGGTCACTTTTCGGGGTGTATTTTTTTGGGTTTTTAATATAAGTATAGAAAcatgggtgtccttagattcgtattctgacgtagatcgcatatttgatagattttgatcgttcagagACTCTACGTAAAGGAAAGGCATTGGTTTGATTGTTCGTGCCACTCGCTCggcgttgaggtaggttacggcttacctttttggttatacttcgattagcgaaacatatgtatagttagatacTGTCGGAGAAAACATGTACGTTTTCGGGTACGAAGTTGGGATggactaggttggtattgttgactgatttgtTGGCTTGTAGCCttatatggttgtgttgtgacttgattggaaGTGATGATAAGGAAGAGAGTACATGAGGCCCGAGGTccttaccgggatcgtgagagtggtacatggacttcgcgagtctcccatgggtcatgactgttggGCGATGATCTACAccgccatagcatgtgtgtactgGCATTGCAGTGCATTATATTATATTGCCTTGCGTTGCGTATTCATTCTTCATATCATTCTTTTATGCCTTGGATTCTGTATATGTCTTTCTCTATTTAGACTGATATAGTGGATTGTGATTTCTACTTGTACTTGATTGCGAGCATGTCTATCTTTCAGTTTCTTCCTGTGTATATGTTAGCTacttgttgtcggcctatgatacctaccagtacttttgtttgtactgaccctaccttgctgcattctttttgaGTGCACAGTATGAGATCAGTACCCTTTCTGCACCTCGACATTGATCCCGAGGCTATCTGCGGAGTTTGCTAGGGTGAGCTTATTGGACTAGTCCGCCACCCCTAGGACTCCTTCTTTACTACTTGTCTTAATTTGATCCTTAGACAATATTTCTAGTTTTGAGACTCATGTATTATTCAGACAAGTTGatcagtggctcttgtactatttcTGACCATTTTCCTTGGGTGGTATTTAGAATTGGGAATTACGCACTTGGTATTTATAATATATGTTAGACTCTTCATTAATTTcgctttatttagtaattattgtTGTATAACTGATTAAGGGAAGGGTtctcctaccgaggtgggatatGGTAGCGacatttgggtcatgacaagttggtattagagcctaggttacccggtctataagtacaagagcatgcctagtagagtcttgtggatgggtacgatgagctccgtacttatctgcgagaggctataaggcatttaggaaaccttaattttcttgattctttcgtgctactttattttGATTGGTATCTGGAACACTTGAATTATCTGATTCCTCTCTATTCTCTCTCAGATAGTGATGAATACACGAGCTGGTCATGCGAGGGATGTTGAGCCCGAGCTCGTTATTGTGGCCGACACTCGAGGTAGAGGTCGTGGCCGTGCCAGAGGTCGCGGTGTTGCACCAGTCAGGGACAGGGCTCCTACAGCTGGACAGAGACGGGCGCCCTCGCTATCTCCTGAGCGTGAGCCCGAGGTTGAGGAGCAGGATGGGAGAGGTTTGGGGCCAGCCCAGACTCACCCCTAGTATATGTCATACCCAGCGGTTCAGAATACGTTGGCCCGTATTCTTCTTCATTTGGAGGGCCAGCGGACTACTGGGGGTGCTGCTACTAGAGGTTCTCACACTCAGGCCGGTCTGCACACTCCGGAGCAGGGACAGACTCTTGGGATGCAGCCTGCCGCTGTTATGGCCCCGCGTATGGATGGATTTTGTGCCCCCGAGGGCATTCCGAGGCCAATTGCCTTACAGACATTGACTTATCGTGATCAGGAGCTCATTTGGAGGAACCTGAAGATGGAGCCGCCTAGGTTTCACGGCTCCCGGGGTGAGGACGCATACGAGTTTATTGTAGATATGCATGAACATCTATACCAGATGGGTATTGTGGAGACCCATGGAGTTGACTACACTACTTTCCAGCTTCGCGATGATGCGAAGACTTGGTAGAGGTATTATGTGGAGAGTAGGCCAGTTGGTTCGCCTCCTCTCACTTGGGCTCAGTTCCATCAGGTTTTTCTTGACAAGTATGTACCTCGCCCATTGAGAGAGCAACGTAAGGAGGAGTTTACTCACTTTCAGCAAAGGGGGATGTCTgtagccgagtatgaggctaggTTTCTATTTTTGGTGAGGTATGCTACCCACATGATTCCGACAGATGAGGAGAGGGTCCGTAGATTTGTGAATGGACTCACTTTTGATATTCATGTTCACTGTCTTCAGCATATGACTCCCGAGGCTTCTTGGCAGAAGGTTGTTGATCATGCCATTAGTATTGAGGCTGCCCAGGTCCGAGCTCAGGGAGGATCGAGTGAGAAGAAGGCCCGTTATCAGGGTCAGTATAATGGCTCTTCTAGTTACCGTGGTGGGGGTCAGTCTTCGAGGTCCTATCATTCGGTCCCTAGTCGTCCGGTGCAGTCAGCTTTGCAGACTTCTTCTAGTGGTCATCCCAGGCAGGGTGGATACGGGGCTGGCCAGTCTCAGGGAGGTTCATTTTCTAGGTCAGCTGCCCGTGAAAGCCCTTTCGGATCTTCAGCCTCCATTCATCAGTCTTCCGAGCCTAGGGTTTACTGGGGTTGTGGCGATTCGGGGCATATTTCTAGATTTTTCCCTCGTGCTAGACAAAGTGGGGCTCAGCAGGGTTCTTGGTTTCAGGCTCCGAGGACTCCGGCATCTACTGGTACCCGGGGTGGTTCTTCAAGGAGGGACGACGCTCAGTCAGGTCACGGTGGTTTTCAGTCATCGAGAGGAGGACACCAGTCCGGGAGAGGTGGTACTCATGGCTCCAGAGGTGGGGCACAGTCTGTTCAGAGCGGTCGGGGTAGCGCGCAGTGTTATGCTTTTCCGGGTAAACCAGAAGCAGAGGCTTCAGATGTTGTGATCTCATGTACTATTTCTGTTCGTCTTCGGCCGACTTCGGTTTTGTTTGATCCAGGGTCTACTTATTCATATGTGTCTACTTATCACTCTGTGGGTTGGGATTTGACTTGTGACCATCTTGACCTGCCTATatatgtgtctactccggttggggaTTCTGTGTTGGTTGATAGAGTCTACCGAAATTTTCTAGTTACTTTCATGGGGTATGACAcgtgggtagatttgatgatcctgGACATGTTAGACTTTGACATTATATTAGGCATGACTTGGTTATCTCCATATCACAccatcttggactgtcatgccaagactaTTACGTTGGCCATGCCCGGTATTCCTAGAttagagtggaggggtactcctagccctGCCCCGAGAAAGATTATTTCCTACCTTCGTGCGAAGAAGCTGGTAGATAAGGGTTGCTTAGCTTACTTAgcgcatgttcgtgatactaGTGCAGATTCCTCGTCTCTTGAGTCTGTGCCAGTGGTTTGTGAGTTTGCGGAGGTGTTTCGTGCCGATTTGCCAGGTATGCCGCCCGATCGTGATATCGATTTTTGTATAGATTTGGAGCCTGTCACTCGTACTATCTTTGTtgcaccttataggatggcgccagGTGAGTGgagagaattgaaggagcaacttcACGATCTTCTGaacaagggattcattagaccgagtgtctccccttggggtgctcctgtgctatttgtgaagaagaaagatggtaccatgaggatgtgtattgactaccgacagctgaacaaagtgacCATTAGCAACAAGTACCTTATTCCTCGCATcaatgatctatttgaccagcttcagggtgcttctgtgttttcaaagattgacttgagatcgggctaccatcagttgaagattcgggccgaagatattcctaagacggcctttaggactcgttatggtcactacgagttccttgtgatgtctttcgggcttacgaatgccccagcagcttttatgactttgatgaatgccatttttaagccatacttagacACCTTCgttattgtcttcattgatgacattttggtgtaatCAAAGAGTCAGGAGGAGCATGAGCAACACTTGAGGATTGTCCTTGGTTTGTTGAAAGAGAAGGAGCtctatgcaaaattttctaagtgtgaattttggatGGAGTcggtggcattcttaggccatgctGTGACGAAGGaggggatcatggttgatcccaaaAAGATCGAGGCAGTTAGATATTGGCCGAGGCCCACGACCGTGATCGAGATTCGTAGCTTTGTGGGGTTCGCCAGTTATTATCgccggtttgtgaaggggtttgctGTCACCTATGACAAGATTGACCCAGAAGgaggttcccttccagtggtctgaTGGTTGCGAGGAGAgttttcaaaagctcaaggccTTGTTGACTGCAGCTCCGATTTTGGCACTGCCCGTAGAGGGCAAGGACTACtctgtttattgtgatgcatcccgtatTGGTTTGGGCGCTGTGTTGATGCAGGACGGTAAGGTCATCGTCTATGCCTCGTGacagttgaaggttcatgagagAAACTACCCTACGcatgatttagagttgttggCAGTGGTCtttgccttgaagatttggagtcattatttatatggggtccgtTGTGAGGTGTTCACTGATCATCgtagtttgcagcatgtgtttaCGCAGAGAGATATAAATTCCAGGCagcgtagatggatggagttcctgaaagattatgacattACCATACTTTACCATCCGggtaaggcgaatgtggtggcagatgccttgagccgcaaggcggtgagtatgggtagcttggcgaGATTTGCGGTGTCTGAGCGTCccttagccatggaggttcagactctggctaaccgTCTTGTCCGATTGGATCTTTCACATTCGGGTCGGGTATTTGCTTGTCTTGAGGCGAGATCGTCTCTCTTGGAAGAGATTAGGACTagacagtttgaggatcctcaGTTGTGTAAGATTCGTGACAAGGTATTGCGAGGCGAGGCCAAAGAGGCTGTGCTCGATGGTGAGGGGGTTCTAAGGATGAAGGGACGACTATGCGTTCCTTAGGTCAGTGATTTCATTCACGTGATACTGAAAGAGGCTCATagctcccgctattctattcatccaggtgctaccaagatgtatcgtgatttgaggcaacactattggtggggtCGAATGAAGCGTGATGTTGCAGACTTTGTGGTTCGATgtggaaattgtcaacaggttaagtatgagcaccagagacccggTGGCATGCTTCAGAGGATgtccattcccgagtggaagtgggagaggatagccatggactttgttgtgggtcttccgaagaccttagGCAAGTTTGACTCCATATGGATCATTATGGATAGGTTGACCAAGTCAGCACATTTCATCCCGGTTCAGGTTACTTATAATGCGGAGAGATTGgccaagatctacattcgtgagaTAGTGCGGTTgcacggggttcctatttctattatCTCCGATCGAGGCACTCAatttacttcccatttctggcAGACCTTGCAGGAAGAATTGGGTACTCAGTTGGATCTTAGTAttacatttcatccccagactgacggacatgttgagagcttgcgttatcgatttcggtggtcattgggaccaattTTTGCCTTTGGCTGAGTTCGCgcacaacaatagttaccattccaataTCGACATGGCACcgtttgaggccttgtatgggaggaggtgtcgttctcctatctggtggtttgatgcttttgaggttcgaccATGGGGTACATATCTGTTGAGAGAATCAttggataaagtgaagcttattcaggaaaagcttcggGCAGCCCAAAGTagacaaaagatgtatgcggatcggAAGGTCCGAGATATGGCGTTAATGGTGGGGGAGTAAGtcttgttgaaggtttcacccatgaagggtgtcatgagatttgggaagagggGTAAGTTGAGTCCCAGGTATATCGGCCCATTTGTGATCCTTCGTCGTATTGGCAAGGTTGcatatgagttggccttgccatCAGGACTGTCAGGTGTCCATCCattttttcatgtttctatgttgaagaagtaccattcagacgggTCTTATGTCATTCACTGGGATTCGGTGTTGCTAGACGAGAATCTGTCATATGAGAAAGAGCCTATAGCAATATTAGATAGGCAGGTTAGAAAGTTGTGGACCAAAgaaatagcctccgtgaaagttcAATGGAAGGATCGTCCggtggaggaagctacttgggagaccgaggcaGATATGGGAGTAGATACCCTCAGTTATTTGGCGGTTCAGGTATTACCTCTCAGCAAGTTTCTTTtgttcgctcgaggacgagcgattgcttgattggtatctgatgtaacgacccatttggtcgtttagcacttttagaCCTAGTATTCCTAAAACACCCTTTCCGTGGTCTTATTTTAGTGTTTATAGCTTGCGGTAATGGGTGACTCGGTTATTTAATTGACGGGGAAACatttgaatatttatttatttatttatcatgtgtgaatagtttatttataggaaTATGTGCTTCACACATATAGGATATAAGTTGGTAAATAAGGTATTTAACGGAATgattatattttatacatatggttAAGTGAATAAGTAAATTGTAGAAATTATTGAAATAAATTATGGGGCTTAACCCACTTTTTATGACCCATATATCTTACAAGCCTAGggtttaaaaataattcatttactttgggcaaagaaaaaaaaaatagaaaagctTTGGCACAATAGCGGAAGAAAACCACCACAAACTTCTTCGTGCACAGCAGTTAAGAGACACCAAGAGGCATCAGGTAGATGGCCTTTACATTTTGTTCTTGATATTTCACTGTAATCATTACGTAATGATTAATGGGCAATGACTAAATAAGTTCCTGGCATGTGTAAAGGTTTAACTTTGCTTTTGAATAGGTTTATCCTAGTTTCGTTAGTCACTGGTTTAGAGGAAACCATAATGTGAATATTGAAAATTTACTTTTATCTCTTTAATGTTTGTTTCATCTcacatgtattcattatgttattgttttgtttttcGTGCCTGTGTGATTACACACTATTAATGAGAGTGTATAGGAGTATATACCAACTATCTGTGTTGTGGAAACAATTTTGATATCATGACtaatttttttattgtttttggtAAATAGAGGAATTTTATTACCAAGGCAAAGGTTTACAATCAAATTTGAACCTATAAAGATTTCCTACGCTCTCCTAGTCTTCTAACCACGTCTCTCCTTCAGTTCCACTGCCTCTTTATACTAGAAATACCTCTTACATTTAAGGATAGTTATTAAGTCTAGCTAGTCCACTTTCTAACTTCTTGTATCTACTCCCTCGACAGTGAGCATCTTGAATGATTTGTCTGATTACTTGCTCTGTGTTTTGCTTGGAAGATCCTCTGATTTCTTTCTTGCCACACAAAGTACACAGTTCCAGCCAGCACTATTCTGAAAATCTGAGCTGCTATGGAGTTTCCTGATGCATTTGTTACAGCCCAATTAAGCTCATCACTCCATTGCATAGGTTGCCTGTTTATCCGTTGCCACTTTAATAACCTCCTCCATATAGCTTGTGAGAACCTGCAGCTAAAGAATAAATGGTCGATGGACTCCACCGCATTCTCACACAGGGGACATTCTGTGTCATTTGTTATTCCCCATTTTTCCAATCTATCTCTTGTGTGTATCCTTTCATTCGCAACTAGTGTCAATATGAAAATCCACTTGGGACATCCAAGGTTGTTGCACACCAATTTTCTCCAGGTAACCTTCTGAAATACCCCTCTGAGCTGCTGGTATATTTGTTTGATGGGGAAAGAATTCAAGTTCCATACATCATCTATTGTCATGCCAGCTTCTTCAAAATTTTTGAGTCTGCAAAgttcttatttattattttgattACTGTAGCATATTGGGTTTATGAAATTAAATACTAGATGTATTGAATTGTATGTACACCTTTAAATTCATGGTATTTGAGTTGTGAAAGTTAGATTTTAATCCGAAGTCAAGATTTTGGGATAATTAAAGGTTTTGAGTCCTAGTCTTAAGAATTGAGAATTTATTATTTGAGAGTTCATTATGGATGAAATTGGCTAATTTTCAGGATATATGACCCTtaagttatgaatgatattatatttttaaagaaaattccaattttacccttgtgggtctgTGGTCACTTTTCGGGGTGTATTTTTTTGGGTTTTTAATATAAGTATAGAAAcatgggtgtccttagattcgtattctgacgtagatcgcatatttgatagattttgatcgttcagagACTCTACGTAAAGGAAAGGCATTGGTTTGATTGTTCGTGCCACTCGCTCggcgttgaggtaggttacggcttacctttttggttatacttcgattagcgaaacatatgtatagttagatacTGTCGGAGAAAACATGTACGCTTTCGGGTACGAAGTTGGGATggactaggttggtattgttgactgatttgtTGGCTTGTAGCCttatatggttgtgttgtgacttgattggaaGTGATGATAAGGAAGAGAGTACACGAGGCCCGAGGTccttaccgggatcgtgagagtacaTGAGGCCCGAGGTtcttaccgggatcgtgagagtaaaCGAGGCTCGAGGTccttaccgggatcgtgagagtggtacatggacttcacgagtcccccatgggtcatggctgttGGGTGACGATCTACAccgccatagcatgtgtgtacgggcaTTGCAGTGCATTTTATTATATTTCTTTGCGTTGCGTATTCATTCTTCATATCATTCTTTTATGCCTTGGATTCTATTTatgtctttctatatttagactgATATAGTGAATTGTGATTTCTACTTGTACTTGATTGCGAGCATGTCTATCTTGCAGTTTCTTCCTGTGTATATGTTAGCtagttgttgtcggcctatgatacctaccagta from Lycium barbarum isolate Lr01 chromosome 10, ASM1917538v2, whole genome shotgun sequence includes:
- the LOC132613105 gene encoding uncharacterized protein LOC132613105 gives rise to the protein MTIDDVWNLNSFPIKQIYQQLRGVFQKVTWRKLVCNNLGCPKWIFILTLVANERIHTRDRLEKWGITNDTECPLCENAVESIDHLFFSCRFSQAIWRRLLKWQRINRQPMQWSDELNWAVTNASGNSIAAQIFRIVLAGTVYFVWQERNQRIFQAKHRASNQTNHSRCSLSRE